One region of Paenibacillus polymyxa M1 genomic DNA includes:
- a CDS encoding EAL domain-containing protein — MTCSNCSIILPIKDQGLLKIRHSRVSLTPALEGLGMLSEQMKQEHWCEGNIVFRYDSRSQLEQLVNGLARLPQECLSRMQVVVTGLQHVEGFEEWLLFGQLQARLQHPDLVSIINNQNFTSHMQPIVDYKLNIIGFEFLLRSSQPDKSFQPFRLFEVAREAGLHAHLDRSARISAIEKSATCLPVGIKRFINFLPSTIYNPAYCLNHTFETIERLSMNTEDFVFEVVETEEIDDLNFLHQIFEQYRTRGVSVALDDVGAGYSTTELMNCLQPDYVKIDRSIIDGCHHNSDQKRQITGIVESAFRFGGQVLAEGVEQMEDFEFCRNAGVSLAQGYLFGKPEPTPPSNFILSRVV, encoded by the coding sequence ATGACTTGCAGCAATTGCAGCATCATATTACCTATTAAGGATCAAGGATTGCTGAAAATTAGGCATTCTAGGGTGTCACTTACTCCAGCATTAGAGGGCTTGGGCATGCTATCGGAACAAATGAAACAAGAACATTGGTGTGAGGGTAACATCGTGTTTCGCTATGACAGCCGTTCACAGTTGGAACAGCTGGTTAACGGACTGGCTCGTCTGCCGCAGGAGTGCTTGAGCCGAATGCAAGTTGTGGTGACTGGCTTGCAACATGTTGAGGGATTTGAGGAATGGCTTTTATTTGGTCAATTGCAAGCTCGACTGCAACATCCGGATCTGGTGAGTATTATTAATAATCAAAACTTTACCAGCCATATGCAGCCTATTGTTGACTACAAGCTGAATATTATCGGCTTTGAGTTTTTGCTGCGTTCATCACAGCCAGATAAGTCTTTTCAGCCTTTCCGACTGTTTGAAGTCGCCCGTGAAGCTGGATTGCATGCTCATTTGGATCGCTCGGCTCGTATTTCCGCTATTGAAAAAAGTGCGACCTGCCTTCCGGTGGGGATTAAACGATTTATTAACTTTCTCCCTTCAACCATTTATAATCCGGCTTATTGCTTGAATCATACCTTTGAGACGATTGAACGGTTATCTATGAATACGGAGGATTTTGTGTTTGAGGTCGTAGAGACAGAAGAAATAGACGACCTGAATTTTTTGCATCAAATCTTTGAACAGTATCGTACACGGGGAGTTTCAGTGGCACTGGATGATGTAGGAGCAGGCTATTCTACGACAGAGCTTATGAATTGCCTCCAGCCCGATTATGTTAAAATTGACCGCAGTATAATTGATGGCTGTCATCATAACAGTGATCAGAAACGGCAAATTACTGGGATAGTGGAATCCGCTTTTCGTTTTGGAGGTCAGGTGTTGGCTGAAGGTGTAGAGCAAATGGAGGATTTTGAATTTTGTCGCAATGCAGGTGTGTCACTTGCCCAGGGTTATTTGTTTGGTAAGCCGGAGCCTACGCCGCCTTCCAACTTTATACTGAGCAGAGTAGTGTAA
- a CDS encoding methionine ABC transporter ATP-binding protein, giving the protein MIELRNVSKTYVRKGLSIQALKNINITVDKGDIFGFIGFSGAGKSTLIRLVNRLEKVTTGEVLVEGESLNAYSTSGLRKVRKKIGMIFQHFNLLESKTVFENIAIPLVLLKRNKREIERRVTELLAFTGLSDKANSYPSELSGGQKQRVGIARALASNPSILLCDEATSALDPQTTQSILDLLRKINKEYKITILIITHEMSVIQRICNKVAVMEKGEIIEQGDVLEVFGQPKHPTTQSFVRTVIHDEVPDSVLQTFEQQESQRIYKLEFIGQAASDPVVHELIRKHDIHVNILFANMTEIQETTIGYMTLQLRGEQQAVQQAVDFIKSKGVHIQEVESL; this is encoded by the coding sequence ATGATTGAACTTAGGAATGTATCCAAAACCTATGTAAGAAAAGGCTTAAGCATTCAAGCGTTAAAAAATATAAATATCACAGTGGATAAAGGAGATATCTTTGGTTTTATCGGATTCAGTGGTGCGGGAAAAAGTACGCTTATCCGTTTGGTCAATCGTCTGGAGAAAGTAACGACCGGTGAGGTTCTTGTCGAAGGGGAGAGCTTAAATGCCTACTCGACCTCGGGGCTGCGAAAAGTAAGGAAGAAGATCGGCATGATTTTTCAGCATTTTAATCTGCTGGAATCGAAAACAGTATTCGAAAACATTGCCATTCCGTTGGTGCTGCTCAAGCGCAACAAGCGGGAAATTGAGAGGCGTGTAACAGAGTTGCTGGCATTCACAGGATTATCGGATAAGGCAAATAGTTATCCCAGCGAGCTTTCCGGCGGACAAAAGCAGCGTGTCGGGATTGCGCGGGCGCTTGCGAGCAACCCGTCCATTTTGCTCTGTGATGAGGCAACCTCGGCACTCGATCCGCAGACCACGCAGTCTATTCTTGATTTGCTTCGCAAAATTAACAAGGAATACAAGATCACCATATTGATCATCACCCATGAGATGTCGGTCATTCAACGGATTTGCAACAAGGTAGCTGTAATGGAGAAGGGGGAAATCATTGAGCAGGGCGATGTACTGGAGGTATTCGGGCAGCCGAAGCATCCAACGACGCAAAGCTTTGTACGCACAGTTATTCACGATGAAGTACCGGATAGTGTACTGCAAACGTTCGAGCAACAAGAGTCGCAACGCATATACAAGCTGGAATTTATCGGACAGGCAGCTTCCGACCCAGTGGTTCATGAATTGATTCGGAAGCATGATATCCATGTGAACATTTTGTTTGCCAACATGACGGAGATACAAGAAACGACGATTGGCTATATGACACTTCAACTGCGCGGTGAGCAGCAGGCCGTTCAGCAGGCTGTTGATTTTATCAAGAGCAAAGGAGTCCATATTCAGGAGGTGGAGAGTCTATGA
- the pdaA gene encoding delta-lactam-biosynthetic de-N-acetylase gives MKQIFTLWLCIALMGMSTVMGESASATQAVDGQPYHFGFKKSKGGELPSIAQEGFMHLIERQGGIFLGDTTKKELFLTFDNGYENGYTPKVLDVLKAKKVPAAFFVTGHFVKDQPDLMRRMASEGHIIGNHSWSHPDMSTISSAEIRSELDRVRTASAELTGQKEMKYVRPPRGIFNEKALASCREAGYTSVFWSVAYKDWDTNIQRGTDYAYRQVMQQLHPGAVILLHSVSKDNTEALGSIIDEARKQGYEFKSLDDLKVKHYH, from the coding sequence ATGAAGCAAATATTTACCTTGTGGCTATGCATTGCATTGATGGGGATGTCCACAGTTATGGGAGAATCAGCATCAGCTACCCAAGCTGTGGACGGACAGCCGTATCATTTTGGATTTAAAAAAAGTAAGGGAGGCGAGCTGCCTTCCATCGCACAAGAAGGATTTATGCACCTGATTGAAAGACAAGGCGGCATCTTTTTGGGGGATACGACTAAGAAAGAATTGTTTCTTACTTTCGACAACGGTTACGAAAATGGATATACTCCCAAGGTGCTGGATGTATTGAAAGCCAAAAAGGTTCCAGCCGCCTTCTTTGTAACCGGGCATTTTGTAAAAGACCAACCGGATTTGATGCGCCGCATGGCCAGCGAAGGCCATATTATCGGAAACCATTCATGGAGCCATCCTGATATGAGCACCATTTCTTCGGCAGAGATTCGGTCTGAGCTGGATCGGGTACGAACTGCGTCTGCAGAGCTGACTGGGCAAAAGGAAATGAAATATGTCCGGCCACCGCGCGGCATTTTTAATGAAAAAGCATTGGCATCCTGTCGAGAAGCTGGATACACGAGTGTGTTCTGGTCGGTGGCCTACAAGGACTGGGACACGAATATTCAGCGAGGAACAGACTATGCCTATCGCCAAGTTATGCAGCAGCTCCACCCTGGAGCGGTCATTTTGCTCCATTCTGTATCCAAGGATAATACCGAGGCACTTGGCTCGATCATTGACGAGGCTCGCAAGCAAGGATATGAGTTCAAAAGCCTGGATGACCTTAAAGTTAAGCACTATCATTAA
- a CDS encoding glycoside hydrolase family 13 protein, with amino-acid sequence MPKKIWWKEAVVYQIYPISFQDSDGDGKGDLRGILSRLDYLSELGIDVIWICPIYKSPNHDNGYDISDYYAIMDEFGTMEDFDELLHQAHERGIKIMMDLVLNHTSDEHPWFTESRSSKDNPKRDYYIWRTGKNGGYPNNWESYFSGSVWKYDKLTDEYYMHLYSEHQPDLNWENEEMVGELYRMVEWWLKKGVDGFRFDAIAHIVKAEGLPDAHNPDKQTLVRAYQLFSNLEQVHVLLRMLNEKVLERYPLMTVGETSGLGPEQALDYVGDQRHELNMVFQFEHMFIDAQGLGTEKWKYKSWTLVELKKIMSSWQTVLHQEGWNANYLNNHDQPRALSRFANDGQYRVESAKMLATFTHMLEGTPYIYQGEEIGMTNIAFPSIDDYRDVETLNYYEQQRKLGEPEEQIMAAIWRKSRDNARTPMQWNAGPAAGFTDGEPWMKINDNYTHINAEAERNDPNSIFHYYRKLIALRKQHEVIVYGEYKLLLPLDTELYVFSRMLGQECLLVILNFFDRDPVFHWPDGEKFPAAKAELLLSNYEPVKGENLHALKLRPYEARVYKLTLK; translated from the coding sequence ATGCCTAAAAAAATATGGTGGAAGGAAGCTGTTGTTTATCAGATATACCCGATCAGTTTTCAGGATTCTGACGGAGACGGAAAAGGGGACCTGCGCGGCATTTTGTCTCGGCTGGATTATCTGTCTGAGCTGGGGATTGATGTGATCTGGATTTGCCCGATATATAAGTCGCCCAATCACGATAATGGATATGACATTAGCGATTATTATGCCATTATGGATGAGTTTGGAACGATGGAGGATTTTGATGAACTCCTTCATCAGGCGCATGAACGAGGCATCAAAATTATGATGGATTTGGTATTAAACCATACGTCGGATGAGCATCCGTGGTTCACGGAGTCACGCTCGTCCAAGGATAATCCGAAGCGGGACTACTACATATGGCGAACAGGCAAAAATGGCGGATATCCGAACAACTGGGAATCGTATTTCTCCGGTTCTGTGTGGAAATATGACAAGCTTACAGACGAATATTACATGCATCTGTATTCCGAGCATCAGCCGGATCTGAACTGGGAAAATGAAGAGATGGTGGGTGAACTCTATCGTATGGTGGAATGGTGGTTAAAAAAGGGAGTCGATGGCTTCCGGTTTGACGCCATTGCCCATATTGTCAAAGCAGAAGGGCTGCCGGATGCGCATAATCCTGACAAACAAACCTTGGTACGTGCCTATCAACTCTTTTCCAATCTGGAACAGGTTCATGTACTTCTACGGATGCTAAATGAAAAAGTACTGGAGCGTTATCCCTTAATGACGGTTGGCGAAACGTCCGGTTTAGGACCGGAACAGGCACTGGATTATGTGGGAGATCAGCGGCATGAGCTGAATATGGTGTTCCAGTTTGAGCACATGTTTATTGATGCACAAGGGTTAGGAACGGAAAAATGGAAGTACAAGTCGTGGACGCTGGTGGAACTGAAAAAAATAATGAGTAGTTGGCAGACGGTGCTTCATCAGGAAGGATGGAATGCCAATTATCTCAACAATCACGATCAACCACGAGCTCTCTCCCGTTTTGCGAATGATGGACAATATCGTGTGGAATCCGCCAAAATGCTGGCAACCTTCACACATATGCTTGAGGGTACACCTTATATTTATCAGGGTGAGGAAATCGGGATGACGAATATTGCCTTCCCGTCAATTGATGATTATCGGGATGTGGAAACGTTAAACTACTATGAGCAGCAACGGAAGCTCGGTGAGCCGGAGGAGCAGATTATGGCCGCGATCTGGCGAAAAAGTCGGGATAATGCGCGCACTCCCATGCAGTGGAATGCCGGACCTGCAGCCGGATTTACCGATGGAGAGCCGTGGATGAAAATTAATGATAACTACACGCACATTAATGCAGAGGCAGAAAGAAATGACCCGAACTCAATTTTCCACTATTATCGTAAGTTGATTGCTCTGCGCAAACAACATGAGGTCATAGTCTATGGCGAATACAAGCTGTTGTTGCCACTTGATACAGAGCTATATGTATTTTCACGCATGCTGGGACAAGAGTGTTTGCTTGTCATTTTGAATTTCTTTGACCGTGATCCCGTGTTCCACTGGCCCGACGGTGAGAAGTTTCCTGCCGCCAAGGCGGAGCTGCTTCTCTCCAACTACGAACCGGTAAAAGGAGAAAATTTGCACGCCTTGAAGCTGCGGCCTTATGAAGCCAGAGTGTATAAGCTGACCTTGAAATAG